A single window of Collinsella aerofaciens DNA harbors:
- a CDS encoding S-ribosylhomocysteine lyase, with amino-acid sequence MERIASFSVDHLLLEPGVYVSRIDRDPATGAAVTTFDLRLTTPNKEPVMNTAECHTIEHLGATFLRNHAEWSSRIVYFGPMGCRTGFYLVVFGEVTSEEILPLVRELFEFVAGFEGDIPGAAPEECGNYLDQNLPMANWLARRYLDRDLADIDENHLHYQQA; translated from the coding sequence ATGGAGCGCATCGCGAGTTTTTCCGTTGACCATCTGCTGCTTGAGCCCGGCGTGTATGTGAGCCGCATCGACCGCGATCCGGCGACCGGCGCCGCCGTCACCACTTTTGACCTGCGCCTGACCACGCCCAATAAGGAGCCGGTTATGAACACGGCCGAATGCCACACCATCGAGCACTTGGGCGCGACGTTCCTTCGCAATCATGCCGAGTGGTCGAGCCGCATTGTCTACTTTGGTCCCATGGGCTGCCGTACGGGCTTTTACCTCGTCGTGTTTGGCGAGGTGACGAGCGAGGAGATTCTGCCGCTCGTGCGTGAGCTGTTCGAGTTTGTCGCTGGCTTTGAGGGCGATATCCCCGGTGCCGCTCCCGAGGAGTGCGGTAACTACCTGGACCAGAACCTTCCCATGGCAAACTGGCTCGCGCGCCGCTACCTCGACCGCGACTTGGCCGATATCGACGAGAATCACCTGCACTATCAGCAGGCGTAA
- a CDS encoding PRD domain-containing protein → MLAIKKLNNNAVLCRDGQGRDVIAMGRGVGFGGDFPRELPLSKIEHTFYDIDPKGQDVMRDLPSDIVMFAAKVMDIVANELPYDLSTNATLFMADHLSFAVARAQKGVRIAMPLAYEVRETYPKEYKAAQFIVMRLEKELGERLPKDEIASIAMNLVNARVVEAVKATAEPTKQFDDMLEDVIEILESDFRIIVDRDSFDFTRFATHLRYLFKRIQAGESLNSANMQMYKNFREEFPQLAECVKHIGSYCRETWDATLSEEEELYLMIHLNRIISKKGL, encoded by the coding sequence ATGCTTGCAATTAAAAAGCTTAACAACAACGCGGTTCTTTGCCGTGACGGACAGGGGCGAGATGTCATCGCCATGGGCAGGGGCGTCGGTTTCGGCGGAGATTTTCCTCGAGAGCTCCCTCTTTCTAAAATCGAGCATACGTTTTACGACATTGATCCTAAAGGACAAGATGTCATGAGGGATCTTCCCTCGGATATCGTGATGTTTGCGGCGAAAGTTATGGACATCGTTGCCAACGAACTGCCCTACGACCTCTCAACCAATGCGACGCTGTTCATGGCTGATCACCTGTCGTTTGCCGTTGCGCGAGCCCAAAAGGGGGTCCGCATCGCGATGCCTCTTGCCTATGAAGTGCGGGAGACGTATCCGAAGGAATACAAGGCTGCCCAGTTTATCGTCATGCGACTCGAGAAGGAGCTCGGAGAGCGGCTTCCCAAGGATGAGATTGCCAGTATTGCGATGAATCTCGTGAACGCACGGGTTGTTGAAGCCGTCAAAGCCACGGCCGAGCCCACAAAGCAGTTCGACGATATGCTCGAGGACGTTATCGAGATTCTCGAAAGCGATTTCCGCATTATTGTCGACCGCGATTCCTTTGATTTCACCCGCTTCGCCACGCATCTGCGGTACCTGTTCAAGCGCATTCAAGCCGGCGAGTCGCTGAACAGCGCCAACATGCAGATGTACAAGAACTTTCGTGAGGAGTTTCCGCAGTTGGCAGAGTGCGTGAAGCATATCGGTTCCTATTGTCGTGAAACGTGGGACGCCACGCTCTCCGAGGAGGAGGAACTCTATCTGATGATCCATCTCAACCGGATCATCTCCAAAAAAGGATTGTAA
- a CDS encoding DUF4867 family protein, producing the protein MHIYSVSDPEFKSYGNVWDNVPSELTSPVLEALASTPIPEGSKYVASAPELEGVMDADKLGFLMFGGRPFQLGWCNGHNTRLNCLEYHRASEFNLGARDFILLVAHRWEIEDGKLDTACVKAFRVPAGTLVEVFNTTLHYTPCMVDDGGFQVMVALPAGTNGPRPEAAADMPTAGDSYCYWKADKWVLCHADSPKAAEGGYVGLIGKNLDIAVD; encoded by the coding sequence ATGCATATCTACTCTGTCTCTGATCCCGAGTTCAAGTCCTATGGCAACGTTTGGGATAACGTTCCGTCCGAGCTTACGTCGCCCGTGCTCGAGGCACTTGCCTCCACGCCCATCCCCGAGGGCAGCAAGTATGTGGCCTCCGCGCCCGAGCTCGAGGGTGTCATGGATGCCGATAAGCTGGGCTTTCTCATGTTTGGCGGTCGTCCCTTCCAGCTGGGCTGGTGCAACGGCCACAACACGCGTCTCAACTGCCTGGAGTACCACCGCGCGAGCGAGTTCAACCTGGGCGCCCGCGACTTTATCCTGCTCGTGGCGCATCGCTGGGAGATCGAGGACGGCAAGCTCGATACCGCGTGCGTCAAGGCGTTCCGCGTGCCGGCCGGCACGCTTGTTGAGGTTTTCAACACCACGCTTCACTACACGCCCTGCATGGTCGACGACGGCGGCTTCCAGGTGATGGTGGCGCTGCCCGCCGGCACCAACGGCCCGCGCCCCGAGGCTGCAGCCGACATGCCCACGGCTGGCGACAGCTACTGCTACTGGAAGGCCGACAAGTGGGTTCTCTGCCATGCTGACAGCCCCAAGGCTGCCGAGGGCGGCTACGTAGGTCTCATCGGCAAGAACCTCGACATCGCCGTGGACTAG
- a CDS encoding histidine kinase N-terminal 7TM domain-containing protein: MPRFLVGITHQVYRHRVFAIAGAITALFLMLLAVLPALFAFDPKLSNTVPAYSEASEEVVDALVHSSSLPLLVAAIVFSIWGVSVYLRCLDYVLRRRLVAIATICALWMIEVILKYKSFTPFYATVLWYLYYVPMTLIPLLYQLCGLRLAGLEQHRLGRRCCAALWIVAILLIGFVLTNDFHQQVFRFDRTSDTWSNDYTYGWGYFAVLVWTAFNFVAFFILVGRSSSFRIQRFSGTAALVLLGGAFFAISYALRVPWAWRLNFSLIYCVLCVVAMEICLDCGVIPSYHDIAGIFDTLPLDLKVLTRDLQEVYATPVSKPVPVGVREELRTQEHGRAHAFAVASDPDVMYRAFPLLGGSALLAQDVSELNELNRELAHRRMELQRQNELLAADYDLKTHLADQEAETLLVQDVDQALARALKGMYDLLSSLPPLTDEASSHERYRMLQRAKMLVAYCKRKGSLTLAQHGESGFDRDRIQLIANELASDLRTIDIDCASIIAIRLPLHASTVSALYDCVYDFAFFAYTTDHPALMYHLGDHDRCSVELRATLFSNDDADLSQTPAAQELESALQGRNVAYRLEGEPGQLRMIVLMPRAGE; this comes from the coding sequence ATGCCGCGATTCCTTGTTGGCATAACACATCAGGTGTACCGTCACCGCGTCTTTGCTATCGCCGGCGCCATCACCGCGCTGTTCCTCATGCTTTTGGCAGTCTTGCCGGCGCTGTTCGCCTTCGACCCCAAACTTTCTAACACCGTGCCCGCCTATAGCGAGGCGTCCGAAGAGGTCGTGGATGCGCTCGTCCATTCGAGCTCTCTGCCGTTGCTTGTCGCCGCAATTGTATTTTCGATCTGGGGCGTATCGGTCTATCTGCGCTGTTTGGACTATGTGTTGCGCCGCCGTCTTGTTGCCATCGCCACCATCTGCGCCCTGTGGATGATCGAGGTCATTCTCAAGTACAAGTCGTTCACGCCGTTCTATGCCACCGTGCTGTGGTACCTGTACTACGTGCCCATGACGCTCATTCCGCTGCTCTACCAGTTGTGTGGTCTGCGCCTTGCGGGCCTGGAGCAACACCGCCTGGGTCGCCGCTGCTGCGCTGCGCTGTGGATTGTGGCCATCCTGCTTATCGGATTTGTGCTCACCAACGATTTTCACCAGCAGGTCTTCCGCTTTGACCGTACAAGCGACACCTGGAGCAACGACTACACGTACGGCTGGGGTTATTTCGCCGTCTTAGTGTGGACGGCCTTTAACTTCGTGGCCTTTTTTATCCTGGTTGGTCGGTCCTCGTCCTTTCGCATCCAGCGTTTCTCGGGTACGGCGGCGCTCGTACTGCTGGGCGGCGCATTCTTTGCCATCTCCTATGCGTTGCGCGTGCCCTGGGCATGGAGGCTCAACTTCTCGCTCATCTATTGCGTCTTGTGCGTGGTGGCGATGGAAATCTGTCTCGATTGCGGTGTCATTCCGTCGTATCACGACATCGCCGGCATCTTCGACACCTTGCCGCTTGACCTCAAAGTTCTAACGCGCGACCTGCAGGAGGTCTATGCCACGCCGGTGTCAAAGCCAGTGCCGGTAGGCGTGCGCGAGGAGTTGCGGACCCAGGAGCACGGCCGCGCCCATGCCTTTGCCGTGGCGTCCGATCCCGATGTGATGTACCGTGCCTTTCCACTGCTGGGCGGATCGGCCCTGCTTGCCCAAGACGTGTCGGAGCTCAACGAGCTTAACCGTGAACTGGCACATCGTCGCATGGAGCTGCAGCGTCAAAACGAGCTGCTCGCCGCCGACTACGACCTTAAGACGCACCTGGCAGATCAAGAGGCCGAGACCTTGCTGGTCCAAGACGTGGACCAGGCGCTTGCCCGCGCGCTCAAAGGGATGTACGACCTGCTGAGCTCGCTGCCGCCGTTGACCGACGAAGCGTCTTCGCACGAGCGCTACCGCATGCTGCAGCGCGCCAAGATGCTTGTCGCCTATTGCAAGCGCAAGGGATCGCTCACGTTGGCGCAGCACGGGGAGAGCGGTTTTGATCGCGACCGCATTCAGCTCATCGCCAACGAGCTCGCAAGCGACCTGCGCACCATCGATATCGATTGCGCCTCGATTATCGCCATACGGCTCCCGTTGCACGCCAGTACGGTAAGCGCCCTGTACGACTGCGTGTATGACTTTGCGTTTTTTGCCTACACCACCGACCATCCGGCGCTTATGTATCACTTGGGCGACCATGACCGATGCAGTGTCGAGCTGCGCGCCACGCTTTTTTCCAACGATGATGCAGATCTTTCGCAGACGCCCGCTGCGCAAGAGCTCGAAAGCGCTCTGCAAGGGCGCAACGTGGCATACCGCCTTGAGGGCGAGCCCGGCCAGCTGCGCATGATCGTCTTGATGCCGAGGGCGGGTGAGTGA
- a CDS encoding ribokinase, with the protein MADNGIVAVFGSMNMDLSVACERMPRAGETVGGSGFITNAGGKGANQAVAAARMGARTNMIGAVGRDAFGASLVAGLQDAGVDCDFVARCNDVETGTATIIRCEGDNRIVLSPGANHALAGEDVACALRRLVADEFDGDASDIAPAAGSVFIAQGECDLAATAEALVCAHELGFYTVFNPAPACDLPAGAWPAVDLVCPNETECQVLTGILPKDDESCAAALNALLAKGAGAAVITLGGAGSVALGDDGEPLRLPALSSTVVDTTAAGDTFIGALAAARLEGLPLFECMAAGARASAVTVSRLGAQQSIPTRAEVEHVFDLDDLVQDGEAE; encoded by the coding sequence ATGGCAGACAACGGCATTGTTGCGGTGTTCGGCAGCATGAACATGGACCTTTCGGTGGCGTGCGAGCGCATGCCGCGCGCGGGCGAGACCGTCGGCGGCAGCGGTTTTATCACCAACGCTGGCGGCAAAGGCGCCAACCAGGCCGTCGCTGCCGCGCGCATGGGCGCGCGCACGAACATGATCGGCGCGGTCGGGCGCGATGCGTTTGGTGCATCGCTCGTGGCGGGGCTCCAAGATGCTGGCGTGGACTGTGACTTTGTGGCGCGGTGCAACGACGTGGAGACGGGCACGGCGACCATCATTCGCTGCGAGGGCGACAACCGCATCGTGCTGTCACCGGGTGCCAACCATGCGCTTGCGGGCGAGGACGTTGCCTGCGCGCTGAGACGTCTGGTGGCCGATGAGTTCGACGGCGACGCCAGCGATATTGCCCCGGCTGCCGGCAGCGTCTTTATCGCTCAGGGCGAATGTGACCTTGCAGCGACTGCCGAGGCGCTTGTTTGCGCTCATGAGCTGGGGTTCTATACGGTCTTTAACCCGGCTCCCGCCTGCGATCTGCCGGCGGGAGCGTGGCCTGCGGTCGACTTGGTCTGTCCCAACGAGACCGAGTGCCAGGTTCTGACGGGTATCCTGCCCAAGGACGATGAGAGCTGCGCCGCGGCGCTCAATGCCCTGCTCGCCAAGGGTGCCGGAGCTGCGGTCATCACGCTGGGCGGCGCCGGCTCGGTTGCGCTCGGCGATGACGGCGAGCCGCTGCGTCTGCCGGCACTTTCGAGCACGGTAGTCGATACCACGGCCGCCGGCGATACGTTTATCGGCGCGTTGGCGGCGGCTCGTCTGGAGGGCTTGCCGCTCTTTGAGTGCATGGCGGCGGGTGCACGCGCCTCGGCGGTGACGGTGTCGCGCTTGGGCGCGCAACAGTCGATTCCCACGCGCGCCGAAGTTGAGCACGTGTTTGATTTAGACGATTTAGTACAAGACGGAGAAGCGGAGTAG
- a CDS encoding PTS transporter subunit EIIC, with translation MANYKKVAEQILSTVGGAENVASVTHCMTRLRFSLKDESLSNDEKLEDISSIISVVHAGGQVQLVIGPTVDKVYDEVCKQGGFEVTVSIDEELDGPQLSWKERLAPKHLFNQLLDAVSGAITPILPIFCVAGIFKMLVILFGPEGAGFMSETSDLYRILSLVGDAAYYYFPVFAAYSSAKKFKTSPVLALLIAVVMIYPDMLAIVEDGKPFSVFGIPMQLVNYTQAVLPVILITWAQSYVERFFKKISPDMLRVLIVPVGTVLVMLPVALCLCGPAVQFVMGLVADFIIWLASVAGPAATAVIGAFWNLIIATGMHVPIYTAILPAALQNGYDAILYPGAAVVAYTTLAIALAYGLRAKDKENRATGWNLFITYAFGRVSEPIIYGILFRDKKALAWNMIGGAVGGLLVSLLHANVYIFTGVGFPWMNVLMFAQDIIPGTIGCLAGGAVTFALAMVFGFEGQEKMPLKSKSGDSEAVESVEA, from the coding sequence ATGGCAAATTACAAAAAGGTGGCAGAGCAGATTCTCTCCACTGTGGGCGGGGCGGAAAACGTGGCTTCGGTTACGCATTGCATGACGCGCCTGCGCTTCAGCCTCAAGGATGAAAGCCTCTCGAATGATGAGAAGCTTGAGGACATCTCGTCTATCATCAGCGTCGTGCACGCCGGAGGGCAGGTGCAGCTGGTGATCGGGCCCACGGTCGACAAGGTCTACGACGAGGTTTGTAAGCAGGGCGGATTCGAGGTCACGGTATCGATTGACGAGGAACTCGATGGCCCTCAGCTTAGCTGGAAGGAGCGCTTGGCGCCCAAGCACCTCTTCAATCAGCTGCTCGATGCCGTGAGCGGCGCTATCACCCCGATTCTTCCGATCTTTTGTGTCGCCGGTATCTTCAAGATGCTCGTTATTCTGTTTGGGCCCGAAGGCGCCGGTTTTATGTCCGAAACGAGCGACCTGTATCGGATCCTTTCCCTGGTGGGCGATGCGGCGTATTACTACTTCCCGGTGTTTGCCGCCTATAGCTCGGCTAAGAAGTTCAAAACGAGTCCTGTGCTGGCACTGCTCATCGCTGTTGTGATGATTTATCCCGACATGCTCGCTATTGTTGAGGACGGAAAGCCTTTCAGCGTCTTCGGCATCCCCATGCAGCTCGTCAACTACACCCAGGCTGTTCTTCCGGTCATCTTGATCACCTGGGCCCAGTCCTATGTTGAGCGCTTCTTTAAGAAGATCTCGCCTGATATGTTGCGCGTTCTGATCGTACCCGTGGGTACGGTGCTCGTGATGTTGCCGGTCGCGCTGTGCCTCTGCGGCCCTGCCGTCCAATTTGTCATGGGCCTTGTGGCCGATTTCATCATTTGGCTCGCCTCTGTTGCCGGTCCCGCTGCGACCGCGGTTATCGGCGCATTCTGGAATCTGATCATCGCCACCGGCATGCACGTGCCGATCTATACCGCCATATTGCCCGCCGCGCTCCAGAACGGTTACGACGCCATCTTATACCCCGGCGCCGCGGTTGTAGCCTACACCACGCTTGCCATCGCGCTCGCCTATGGCCTGCGCGCTAAGGACAAGGAGAATCGAGCCACGGGCTGGAACTTGTTCATCACCTATGCCTTCGGTCGCGTGAGTGAGCCCATCATCTACGGCATCCTGTTTCGCGACAAGAAAGCTCTTGCCTGGAACATGATTGGTGGTGCTGTCGGTGGTCTGCTGGTAAGCCTTCTTCATGCCAACGTCTATATCTTCACTGGCGTTGGTTTCCCATGGATGAACGTGCTCATGTTTGCTCAGGATATCATCCCCGGCACCATCGGGTGTCTTGCTGGCGGTGCCGTGACGTTTGCGTTGGCGATGGTTTTTGGATTTGAAGGACAGGAGAAGATGCCGTTGAAGTCCAAGAGCGGCGATTCTGAGGCTGTTGAATCCGTCGAGGCATAA
- a CDS encoding 6-phospho-beta-glucosidase, whose protein sequence is MMFREDFLWGGALAANQCEGGWNEGGRGLANSDMLPFGDQRMDVMRGDLDPRALAPDSFYPARKGIDFYHRYKQDIELFAQMGFKCLRLSIAWSRIFPKGDEAEPNEEGLAFYEDVFRTCRAHGIEPLVTLNHYDVPMHLVDAYGGWRDRRLVDLFDRYSRTVFERYRGLVNYWLTFNEINIMTQACFMAAGIIFEQGENRYATVHTAVHHVLVASARAVGACHELCPGAKIGCMLNAGVFYPATCDPDDVLAAQAENRSHYMFTDVQVRGAYPSYVLKEYARHGFEVPYRDDDREVLAANLVDFVSFSYYSTRVAKAHAEGQFDSNLLRSAPNPYLKQEPWGRFIDPKGLRVTMNEIWDRYQKPLFIVENGLGAPDVPEDSGEIEDDYRVEYLRAHIEAMRETVELDGVELMGYTCWGPIDLVSVATGQMRKRYGFIYVDRDDSGAGSFERRKKKSFEWYRRVIASNGEDLA, encoded by the coding sequence ATAATGTTTAGAGAAGATTTTTTATGGGGCGGGGCTCTGGCTGCAAACCAGTGCGAGGGAGGATGGAACGAAGGCGGTCGCGGTTTAGCCAATTCCGACATGCTGCCGTTTGGCGATCAACGCATGGACGTCATGCGGGGAGACCTTGATCCGCGTGCGTTGGCACCCGACAGCTTCTATCCCGCTCGCAAAGGCATTGATTTTTACCATAGGTACAAGCAGGATATTGAACTGTTTGCCCAGATGGGTTTTAAATGCCTGCGCTTATCGATCGCCTGGAGCCGCATTTTTCCCAAAGGAGACGAAGCCGAGCCCAATGAAGAAGGCCTTGCCTTTTACGAGGATGTTTTTAGGACGTGCCGCGCGCATGGCATTGAGCCTTTGGTGACGCTCAACCACTATGATGTCCCCATGCATCTCGTCGATGCGTATGGCGGATGGCGCGATCGCAGGTTGGTCGACCTGTTCGATCGATATTCGCGTACCGTGTTCGAGCGCTATCGGGGATTGGTCAATTATTGGCTGACCTTTAACGAGATCAACATCATGACGCAGGCGTGCTTTATGGCGGCGGGGATCATCTTCGAGCAAGGGGAGAATCGCTATGCAACGGTTCACACGGCCGTGCACCATGTATTGGTTGCGAGTGCCCGTGCGGTCGGGGCGTGTCATGAACTGTGCCCCGGGGCGAAGATCGGTTGCATGCTCAACGCAGGTGTCTTCTATCCGGCTACATGTGATCCGGACGATGTGCTGGCTGCGCAGGCTGAGAATCGCAGCCATTACATGTTTACCGACGTCCAGGTGCGCGGTGCGTACCCGAGCTATGTTCTCAAGGAATACGCCCGCCATGGTTTTGAGGTGCCCTATCGGGATGATGACCGCGAAGTACTGGCTGCAAACCTGGTCGATTTCGTCTCGTTTTCGTATTACTCGACGCGCGTCGCAAAAGCGCATGCGGAAGGTCAGTTCGATTCGAACCTTCTTCGCTCGGCGCCTAATCCGTATCTAAAACAGGAGCCTTGGGGGAGGTTTATCGACCCCAAAGGGCTGCGCGTCACCATGAATGAAATCTGGGATCGCTATCAAAAGCCGCTGTTCATCGTCGAAAACGGTTTGGGTGCTCCTGATGTGCCGGAAGATTCGGGTGAAATAGAAGACGACTATCGAGTTGAATACCTGCGGGCCCACATCGAGGCGATGAGGGAGACCGTCGAGCTCGACGGGGTGGAACTCATGGGATATACCTGTTGGGGCCCGATCGATTTGGTTTCGGTCGCCACAGGACAGATGCGTAAGCGCTACGGGTTTATCTATGTCGATCGAGACGATAGCGGTGCGGGCTCGTTTGAGAGACGTAAAAAGAAAAGCTTCGAATGGTACCGACGCGTAATAGCAAGCAATGGCGAAGACCTTGCGTAA
- a CDS encoding LacI family DNA-binding transcriptional regulator, whose product MAKASVREISRITGFSPATVSNALNRKRSVSEETAKVILECAQSLGYQQSTQLESIQFVLARKTAAILDESTFHPAVIEGVERQARRHGMSTSFVTLDFSDLDAVRPQVEGLIADPSAAIVLMGTELGEEDYALFANAAAHLIVLDGWSDRQYFDAVVIANTDSVLRAVDYLIEKGHKQIGYLAGDLRIRNFKDRERGYRQALEDAGLEANPAWRVTLGTTLEGAYRDMGAWLDSVSHDDLPTAFFAENDVLAVGAMRALNEHGIRVPEDVSIIGFDDLSLGAFSNPPLTTVHVPKHEVGEIAVRRLVGNIRNPKSYTCKTAVSTYFVERQSVREI is encoded by the coding sequence ATGGCTAAAGCAAGCGTCCGCGAGATCAGCCGCATTACCGGCTTTTCGCCCGCAACCGTGTCCAACGCGCTCAACCGCAAGCGCAGCGTGAGCGAGGAGACCGCCAAGGTCATCCTGGAGTGTGCGCAGTCGCTCGGCTACCAGCAGTCGACGCAGCTCGAGAGCATCCAGTTTGTGCTTGCGCGCAAGACGGCCGCCATCCTGGACGAGAGCACCTTCCATCCCGCGGTCATCGAGGGCGTGGAGCGCCAGGCGCGTCGCCACGGCATGAGCACGAGCTTTGTCACGCTCGACTTTAGCGATCTTGACGCTGTGCGCCCGCAGGTCGAGGGCCTGATCGCCGATCCGTCCGCCGCTATCGTGCTGATGGGTACCGAGCTGGGCGAGGAGGACTACGCCCTGTTCGCCAACGCCGCCGCCCACCTGATCGTGCTCGACGGCTGGAGCGATCGCCAATACTTTGATGCCGTGGTCATTGCCAACACCGATTCGGTACTGCGCGCCGTGGACTACCTTATCGAGAAAGGTCACAAGCAAATCGGCTATCTGGCGGGCGACCTTCGCATCCGCAACTTTAAGGACCGCGAGCGCGGCTATCGCCAAGCGCTTGAGGATGCGGGCCTCGAGGCCAATCCGGCATGGCGTGTCACGCTGGGCACCACGCTCGAGGGCGCTTATCGCGATATGGGCGCGTGGCTCGACAGCGTCTCGCACGACGACCTGCCGACGGCTTTCTTTGCCGAAAACGACGTGCTCGCCGTGGGTGCCATGCGCGCGCTCAACGAGCACGGTATTCGCGTGCCCGAGGATGTCTCGATCATCGGCTTTGACGACCTGTCGTTGGGCGCCTTTTCCAACCCGCCGCTCACCACGGTGCACGTTCCCAAGCACGAGGTGGGCGAGATCGCGGTGCGCCGCCTGGTGGGCAACATCCGCAATCCCAAGAGCTATACCTGCAAGACGGCCGTATCGACCTATTTTGTCGAGCGCCAAAGCGTGCGCGAGATCTAG
- a CDS encoding response regulator transcription factor, translating to MIRVLIVEDQAILRESLARSVGDQPDMTVVSAIADASEALGVALKERPDMMLMDVCTEHDSNGIVAAARIKEQLPECRVIIMTGMPEITFVDQAREAGVDSFVYKNVGIDELFAVMRSTLAGYCTFPKPPESIFSGTAALDDVELSILRLACEGKSRREIAAELFMSEGTIKRRISEILSKTGYDNIMRLAVRAVTEGSIVPNMER from the coding sequence ATGATCCGCGTCCTTATAGTCGAAGACCAGGCCATCCTGCGCGAGAGCCTGGCGCGTTCCGTTGGCGACCAGCCCGATATGACCGTTGTTTCCGCCATTGCCGATGCTTCCGAGGCCTTGGGTGTCGCGCTCAAGGAGCGCCCGGACATGATGCTGATGGACGTATGCACCGAGCATGATTCCAACGGCATCGTGGCGGCGGCGCGCATTAAAGAACAACTGCCCGAGTGCCGCGTCATTATCATGACCGGCATGCCCGAGATCACCTTTGTCGATCAGGCCCGCGAGGCGGGCGTCGATAGCTTTGTGTACAAGAACGTCGGTATCGACGAGCTATTCGCCGTGATGCGCTCCACGCTGGCGGGCTATTGCACGTTTCCCAAGCCGCCCGAGAGTATTTTTTCGGGTACGGCGGCACTCGACGATGTTGAGCTATCGATTTTGCGCCTTGCCTGCGAGGGCAAGAGCCGTCGCGAGATCGCGGCCGAGCTGTTTATGAGTGAGGGCACCATCAAGCGTCGCATCTCGGAGATCCTGAGCAAGACCGGCTACGACAACATCATGCGCTTGGCCGTGCGCGCAGTAACGGAGGGCAGCATCGTTCCCAACATGGAGCGCTAG
- a CDS encoding nucleoside hydrolase: MAIKKLILDLDMGVDDAMALAYAIASPEVELVGITTCFGNVRVEQSAHNCLAVLDLLGRPEIPVYLGADRPIKATEPYTPPASTTLIHGKNGIGGASVPASPYEPVGATSADGNAAVDYLIDAARTYGPDLIYVATGPLSNLALALERDAAAMMSIGRVVVMGGALTVPGNVSAGAEANMASDPEAADAVLRSGRKLTMVGLDVTHRVVLTRRDIAGWTGSGTMTGCAFASMVEHYIGSYEMNAPYLGGCALHDPLAVAVAIDPTLVGALGCNLRVDLLGEYRGRTICDERRLSDPDKSALVALTVDAPRFLSEFKARMARILG; encoded by the coding sequence ATGGCAATCAAGAAGCTGATCCTTGATCTGGATATGGGCGTGGACGATGCGATGGCGCTTGCCTATGCCATCGCGAGCCCCGAGGTGGAGCTCGTGGGCATCACCACGTGCTTTGGCAACGTGCGCGTCGAGCAATCGGCGCACAACTGCCTGGCAGTGCTCGATCTGCTGGGTCGCCCCGAGATTCCGGTGTACCTGGGCGCCGATCGTCCCATTAAGGCGACTGAGCCCTATACACCGCCGGCGTCCACCACGCTCATCCACGGCAAGAACGGCATTGGCGGGGCGAGCGTGCCCGCGTCGCCGTACGAGCCGGTGGGGGCGACGTCGGCTGATGGCAACGCGGCGGTCGATTATCTGATCGATGCCGCGCGCACCTATGGCCCCGATCTGATCTACGTGGCGACCGGTCCGCTCTCCAACCTGGCACTTGCCTTGGAGCGCGATGCGGCGGCGATGATGTCTATCGGTCGCGTGGTCGTGATGGGCGGCGCCCTGACCGTGCCCGGAAACGTGAGTGCGGGCGCCGAGGCCAACATGGCAAGCGATCCCGAGGCGGCCGATGCCGTGCTACGTTCGGGCCGCAAGCTCACTATGGTGGGTCTGGATGTGACGCATCGCGTGGTGCTCACGCGTCGCGACATTGCCGGCTGGACGGGTTCGGGCACCATGACCGGTTGCGCGTTTGCGAGCATGGTGGAGCACTACATTGGCTCGTACGAGATGAACGCCCCCTACCTGGGTGGCTGCGCGCTGCACGATCCGCTTGCCGTCGCTGTGGCGATCGACCCCACGCTCGTGGGTGCGCTCGGCTGTAACCTGCGCGTCGACCTGCTCGGCGAGTATCGCGGCCGCACCATTTGCGACGAGCGCCGCCTATCCGATCCAGACAAGAGCGCGCTTGTGGCACTGACCGTGGATGCCCCGCGCTTCCTGTCCGAGTTCAAGGCGCGCATGGCCCGCATCCTAGGCTAG